The following nucleotide sequence is from Fusarium graminearum PH-1 chromosome 1, whole genome shotgun sequence.
TCGAAGGAGGCTGCGCGACTTGAGGGTAGCAAGACATACTCCAAGGATTTCATGAAGAAGTACAACGTTCCCACTGCCGCATACGAGAACTTCTCCGACTACACCAAGGCCTGTGCCTACGTTGAAAGCGTCGACCATGACGTCGTCATCAAGGCCACTGGTCTTGCCGCTGGAAAGGGTGTTATCCTtcccgagaccaaggaggaggccaaggctgcccTGAAGCAGATCATGGTTGACAAGGAATTTGGCGATGCTGGCGACGAGGTCGTTATCGAGGAGCTCCTGATTGGTGACGAGCTCAGTGTTCTCACCTTCTGCGATGGCTACGCTATCCGATCCCTGCCTCTCGCTCAGGACCACAAGCGCATCTTTGACGGAGACCAGGGCCCCAACACTGGTGGCATGGGCTGCTATGCGCCTACAAACATTGCTACCAAGGAGCTTACCGAGCTCATTGACCGCGAGATTCTCGAGCCTACCATCTCTGGTATGCGACGAGAGCAGCAGCCTTTCCGCGGTGTTCTTTTCACTGGCCTTATGATCACCAGCAAGGGCCCCAAGGTCCTCGAGTACAACGTTCGATTCGGCGATCCCGAGACACAGACCGtccttcctctcctctctgCCGATACCGATTTGGCTGAGATCATGCTTGCTTGTGCCAATGGATACCTTGACAACTGCAAGCTGACAATTGAGAACAAGTTCAGCGCTACTGTTGTTCTTGCTTCTGGTGGTTACCCTGGTTCTTACCCCAAGGGTAAGGCCATGACTGTCCAGACCCCTCCTCCCGGTTGCAACATCTTCCACGCCGGTACCACACTTGACAGCACTGGCCTCAAGACCTCTGGTGGTCGTGTCATTGCTATCAACGCTGTTGGCGACTCTCTCCGAGCTGCCGTTGATGCTGCCTACGCTGCACTCGACAACAAAGCTATCGAGTTCGAGGGTGCTTTCTACCGAAAGGATATTGCCCACCGTGCGTTCCGTTCTTCTGCGCAGGCTTCTATGACCTACGCTCAGGCTGGTGTCGACATTCAGGCCGGTAACGAtttcgtcgagaagatcaagaaggccgtCGCCAGCACCAAGCGACCTGGTGCTGACGCCGAGATTGGTGGTTTCGGTGGTGAGGTTGACCTGTCTCAGGCCGGTTACCCTCAAGCCCCTATCATCGTCGGAGCCATCGATGGTGTCGGTACCAAGCTCATGATTGCTCAGGCTATGAAGAAGCACGATACTGTTGGTATCGATCTGGTTGCTATGAACGTCAACGACCTTGTTGTCCAGGGTGCTACTCCTGTTATGTTCCTCGACTACTACGGTTGCAGCAAGCTGGATCTCTCCACTGCTGCTGACTTCGTCCAGGGTGTTGCTGACGGATGTCGTCAAGCCGGCTGTGCTCTTGTTGGTGGCGAGACCGCTGAGATGCCAGGCATGTACCAGAAGGATGATTATGATGCTGCTGGCTGCGCTGTCGGCACTGTCACTGCTGAGGCCAAGCTTCCCCGAAAGGACGACATGGCCCAGGATGATGTtctcctcggtcttggaTCCGCTGGTGTTCACTCCAACGGTTTCTCTCTCGCTCGCCGTATTGTCTCTCACGCTGGCCTTAGCTACACTGACGCCGCTCCCTGGGACCAGTCCACCACTGTTGGCGAGTCTCTCCTCACCCCTACTCGAATTTACGTCAAGGCTCTTCTCCCCATCCTTTCCGAAATCAAGGGTCTTGCCCACATCACTGGTGGCGGTCTCGTCGAGAATGTTCCTCGCATGATTCCCGAATCTCTCGCCGCCGAGATCGAGTTCGGCTCATGGGAAATCCCTCCTGTCTTCAAGTGGCTTCGTGAGGCTGGCAACGTCGAGCCTCTCGAGATGTGCCGCACCTTCAACTCTGGCGTCGGTATGGTCATCGCCGTCGAGCCCTCAAAGGCCAACGCCGTTGCGCAGACCCTCACTGATGGCGGCGAGAAGGTGTACCGCATCGGTCGTCTCACCCGACGTGACCAAGGCGAGGCTTGCCTCATCCACAACGTCGACTCATGGAAGGCTGAGACCACGGTGCCTAGCAAGCGAAAGGATATTGGAGCGTGATTGTGATAAGAAAATGGGCGATTTATGGAGTCAATTCGGTTTTATGATGGGATAGGAATATAGGTTAAAATGGGGTCTAAAAATTATGTTCGAAGACGAGATAGAAGGCATGCTTGCGATGATGTTTCGTCAAGCCTATTCAACATGAATGAAAAATTATTTATGCGTTTTGAAACTCTGTGTACCAACGACACGAAGACTTGTTATTGTAAAGACTTTTAGTTGTTTGTGCTTTCATGACGATACTTTTCGCACAGGCAAAGCAGACAATTCAGCTAAGCGCAGCTTTGATCAGATTAGATCACATTACAACTTCCAGGTACCTCATTGACGACCGAATATAATGCATTTCCACTTATTGCCTTAAAACCGAAGCCTATCCTTCAGTCCCTAACAGTTTGCAAAAACGGGATTCAGTTAACGATCAACCCCCTAATCACTATCGCATGATTACTCCCTTACACCTCGCGAAAAATAAACGTAATAGAAATACCGGTATAATGAGTCACCTCGTCCTTTGGTGACTGGGGAATATTTTTCCGTCTCCTCCAACGCCAGATCAGACTATGCTGAAGTAAAAatcaccaaccaacaccGCAATTGCTAGCCAAGCAGTTATATATACCGTCTCTAGAGACAATTAACTGCTGTAATAAGCTCTAAGAAGTCTTGCGTCTTCGCCCTTtagtttttttctttcctttcgGCCGGGCGTTATCCTACTGATACCCAAGACCGTCGGGGGAAACTGGAGAGGAACCAGATAGACCGTTCGATCCCGAGTATCCGTTCGTTGAAGTGTTCTGCCTCTTGGGGGGAGGAGCTGgctcgtcatcatcatcatcagagaGGGTGAGGTCGATGATAGCGGCCACTGGCCGTTTGGCACTGGTAGATGCTAACCCTCTAGGACCAGCAGATGAACTGTCCCGACCTGCCATTCCAGGTGTATTGATGCTCGGGGTACCGTTCTTGGGTGTTTCCAGGCGACGATGGCCGATAGGGTTAACTTCTGATATAACcaagtcgtcgtcatcttcatcatcatcatcataagtGCCTTGATATGAAGAGTTGCCGTTCGTTTGACCCTGATTGCTGTCCTCGGAGCTCTTGGTATGCCAATCACCATTGGGTTCGATTGTTACagtttcttggctttttgaTGTCTTTGCAAGAATGTCTTTTACATATCTGTTTCTGCGGTCAGTATAAACTTTGCATACGAGCTGCAAACAGACGTACCCATCAACCGCCAGCTGATCAAAAGTGGCAGATTTGTAGCAAATGGGGCACTGCCACTGCGGACCCTGTTCTTGCAGTTGAAGATATGACGTTGCATCAAAGCATTGTAAATGTGTGCAACTCAAGCCACGACATGGAAGCGCTAAGCGCATGTACGACAACGGGCATTTGAGAGATAGAACTTGTGAGGTTGCCACTACATCAGGATCTTGTGCTTTGGCATTGACTATGGCTCGCCTGTCAGATTTGTTCCCAGTCGTTGGGTTACTAGTACTCACGTTCTTGCTTCACAGAATCAATCGATATTCTTTTGCCGTTAGATATGCGACTcgcaagctcttcaacagaAGTGATCTTGCAGATGTTGACCAAGAGGTAGAATTTCTGCACATTGTTAGACCTGAGATGTAGGAGAGGTGTGCCAAGATTGACGGGAAATCCTGACTTGACTGAGACCTGCCTTTGACGTCAACGCATATGTAAAATCGACGTTGTTGGTGTATTTTGGACGGAGCCTGAGCGCTTTAGTGATGTCAACCGGTCTAGTAGAGCCAGGTTTGTTCTTCAAGCCGCGCAAattggccttgacctcgcCACCATTGACCTTAAGCTCTGACTGATGAGGGAACGCGACTTCTTGCATCCCCGAGCATTCTCCGGCGCAAAAGATCATCACTCGGTATGAAGGATCGTCGACACATTTCTGTAGATAAGGATGGTCTTCGAGTCTGATTGGGTAGGATACTGTGTTACGGTGCTGCGACATgacttgacaaggtcaataTGCGAACCaataacaaaacaaaaatgcGCATGACTAACCTTCGCAAACCTTCACGTCACCAACATGCGCCTCGATCTGATAGAAGGGGCTCGACTTGAAAGTGAGTGTCACTGCTTGCGATCCGCCAAAGCGCTGACCATTAGACAGGCTGCTGTGGGTACTGGGGAATGACATGCTGGGCAAGCCGAATGTCGGAGTGGAAGCATGGCCATGCGGGTGCGATATAGTCGTTCGAGAAGGCGAAGAGCTGGCGTGCGAATTCGAGATAGAATTGTGTACGCTCTGACGTATTTGCTGTAGGCGGACAGGGTCGTTGGCGTTGACGGCCTCTTGGATGACTAAATAACGTGGCATGGTTAGTCGCGGTTTTGAGTAgtttgagatgatgattcAGATACGAAGTACGCGAGTGTGTGGGTGTATCCCTTGCTCGGTGAAGCATCTAAGGAGACGGGAGTTGTATGTGAATTGACCCTAACTTACGATTGTGTATGCGACCCTGTAGCTCCGCCTTGATTCCAGTGCTTTTAACGCCGTTCACCTGGCATACAGAAGAAAGCTGGCGGTTCAATAGTCGATTAACCTGTCGTGCGAGCGCGGCAGCCTCTTGCCGCAAAATTCCAGCACCTTGTGAAGAGGTTGAATGCGTGATGGAGCCCAGTCCTGAGGAAGCCATTTCGAGGGTACCACGTGCCAGTTATCGGTCGTTATCGGTATCGGTATCGAGAAGGAGTGTTTGTGGGTGGAAGTGAAAGAGCTCCTGCCAATTTGGAGCCTGGAAAGTGATTGTGTTGGTCGCAGTTGGCAACCGCATCCAAGGCAGATGCGCAGGCTTGTGCAGCCTGTATCGGAAAGAGGTACCGTGAGCGAGCGAGTGTTGGTTGGGTGAAGAACAGGAGTCAAGATGTAACCTGCGTcacagaaggagaagagcgCAGGCGCAAGTGCACGAAGAGTACACAGTCACACCGTACCTAATAGCGAGAAAACACTCAAATTGATTTACCTCCACGCGTGCTTTTAAGTTTATCGCCGCTGTCGCTTTCTCACGCTATGTCATGTTGCCTGGTTGTGCAGTTGCCCTGTAAATGGAAGGCGGTGATAAATGGCAGCGCAGTGGATTTTTCTAGCTCAGATGTCTCAGGAACCGCGCTTCGGGCAGCCACAGCGCGCCACAGCCTTAGTGCGCGTGCTGTCTGCAGTGTGCCCCCCTAGACCGTCccaacttttttttcttagCAGCAAAGACTGATAACGACTTTTTTCACTACCATCTCGAATTCAATCATATCGACAAAATGGCCAAGAGTTCACGAGCAAGCACCAAAAAGGCCAACAACAGGcgccttgtcaagaatgtctttggacctgctgaggctgccCGAAATGAGCGCCTCTCTGCCAAACTTCTCGAGGTGGCCAagcagcccaagcctgagTCTTCAGATGTGAACATGAACAGTGAGTGAGCTTGGACAACCTGGGCAAAACTTTTGCTAACATCTTTTGCCAGCTGAAGAGGAGACCAACGAATCCAACGAGGATGCTCAAGAAGAGACGAGTGAGTTTAATTAaattgtttatttattttgtTGGTCATCTCTGGTCACTAACACAACGTTCAGCAATGGATGTGGACTCTGTGAAGAAGCCTTCCAGTGGACgtatcgagaagaagcgaccCGATAAGCGCAAGCAACAATCCAGCAAGATTACCTTCAAGTCTTATGGCAGTCGATCAAAGGgaaagggcaagaagaagagtgcTTAAAATGGATCATTTCGTTTACCAGGTTCAGGttctgtttctcttttcaCTGTATCGGCGTTTAGCAGCAAAATCTTAGGTCAATCTCAATGAATCTGTATCTAATACCCGAAATTTCTATCTATCCTATCCTTTTTTAGCTCTCAGCCTTGTGTGGCTCATGAGTCCGTTTGAACCAATCGTAGAACACCACCTTTGTAGTTTGTCTTGGCAAGGCTACCCTCAGTTACCTCCCTTAGTACCTAGGCACTTACTTTAACATGGATACCGCGccctcatctcatctcgacACGTCCATCTATTCATTCATCCCTTCTGAGGCTGACACATTTCATTGTCACAGATGGCGCAATCTTGATAATTTTTATTCTCCATAACTATTTCACTTTCTTGCCCGTCTTAGTCACTCCTTTAATTGTCTTTTATAATGGTACCCTCTCATAATGGCTCGCTACTGCGCACACTCCTGCTGATCGCAGCCAACCTTCTAATCCCGGCCTCAATTGTTGTATTCGCATTGGGCTTCTTTCCTTATAAACCATTCTTACCAGGCCTGGCCGAGTTTGAATCCCTTGACTTTGGATCACCTCCCAATGCGCCGTTCGATCGTTTAATATTtatggttgttgatgctctgAGAAGGTACAATTTTAATGACCCTCCTGCTTCACTTTCAACACTCAATTGACTCTTTATAATAGCGACTTTGTATATTCGGACACTTCGGGATTTAGTTATGTGCAGAGGTATTCAAACATAACCAATCTTTCTCTTATCAGACTATCAACTAACCGGATCCCAGCCTCATCCGAGATGGTAGTGCAATGCCTTTTACGGCCAATGCTCGATCGCCAACTGTCACTATGCCAAGAATCAAGTCAATGACAACTGGCTCCATTCCCTCTTTTGTCGATCTGATTCTGAACTTTGATGAAGGGGacacttcatcaacactgGCTTCTCAGGACACTTGGTTAGCTCAGATCAAGGCTCATGGCATGGGCAAGCTCCTCATGTATGGAGATGACACTTGGTTGAAGTTGTTTCCAAACACCTTTGATCGTGAAGATGGAACCACAAGTTTCTTTGTGGCGGTATGTTTCTTACATACCACTTGAAAGGATTACCACTAACATCTAACAAAGGACTTTACTGAAGTGGACCACAATGTCACCAGAAACATTGCTCCTGAGCTAGAAAACAACGACTGGGGACTCATGGTCCTTCACTACCTTGGTCTAGATCATATTGGACACAAAGCAGGGCCCAAAAGGTCAGTTCACCTTGAAGTGGTATTTGTCGTGAGTGAACTAACATGATTAAAGTCCTAACATGATTCCCaaacaagaagagatggatagTATTGTCGAGACTCTCTTTGAAGCTATGAAGACCAAGCCTCATCTTGACTCAACCCTGCTCGTCTTATGTGGTGACCACGGTATGAATGATGCCGGAAACCATGGTGCCTCTTCACCTGGTGAAACATCGCCCGCTCTCGTTTTCATGTCACCAAAACTGAAGTCAATCTCCTCGAAACTACCCGCACCAGCTCAGCCCAAAGATGAGTTTGACTTTTACTCCATGGTAGAGCAATCCGATTTGGCACCAACCATTGCTGCTTTGCTGGGCTTCCCTGTCTCCAAGAACAATCTGGGAGCTTTCATTCCAGACTTTCTCCCTTTCTGGGACAAGACCAGTGATCAGATCCAGATCTTGGTTCGAAATGCCCGGCAAATCCTAAATATTGTCACTGCTGCATTTGGAAGTGAGCTCTTCGATTCCAAGAGCAGCGTTGATCCATGTGCTCTGGAGCAGACGGAAATTAACGAGTTGGCTTGCCAATGGCGAAAGATCAACAAAGAGGCTCACGTCCTTGCAGCTGGTGACAACTTGGATCAGAAATGGCTTGACGAAATGTCCCAATGGCTTCGACGGGCACAAGATCTGATGAGTAGCATGGCTTCCAATTATGATATGCCCAAGCTGTATATCGGCCAAGCAAttgctgccattgctgctgtcgcAAGTGCTATGGTGGTCGTAAGTCTCGGGGCTCACCGCGATAGACAGATTCTTCCCTTCGCC
It contains:
- a CDS encoding phosphoribosylformylglycinamidine cyclo-ligase gives rise to the protein MADLRILLIGNGGREHALAWKLSQSSRVEQIFAVPGNGGTAGCPKTSNVTSVKAEDFAGLIKFSQENGVNLVVPGPEAPLVDGVEGWFRNAGIPCFGPSKEAARLEGSKTYSKDFMKKYNVPTAAYENFSDYTKACAYVESVDHDVVIKATGLAAGKGVILPETKEEAKAALKQIMVDKEFGDAGDEVVIEELLIGDELSVLTFCDGYAIRSLPLAQDHKRIFDGDQGPNTGGMGCYAPTNIATKELTELIDREILEPTISGMRREQQPFRGVLFTGLMITSKGPKVLEYNVRFGDPETQTVLPLLSADTDLAEIMLACANGYLDNCKLTIENKFSATVVLASGGYPGSYPKGKAMTVQTPPPGCNIFHAGTTLDSTGLKTSGGRVIAINAVGDSLRAAVDAAYAALDNKAIEFEGAFYRKDIAHRAFRSSAQASMTYAQAGVDIQAGNDFVEKIKKAVASTKRPGADAEIGGFGGEVDLSQAGYPQAPIIVGAIDGVGTKLMIAQAMKKHDTVGIDLVAMNVNDLVVQGATPVMFLDYYGCSKLDLSTAADFVQGVADGCRQAGCALVGGETAEMPGMYQKDDYDAAGCAVGTVTAEAKLPRKDDMAQDDVLLGLGSAGVHSNGFSLARRIVSHAGLSYTDAAPWDQSTTVGESLLTPTRIYVKALLPILSEIKGLAHITGGGLVENVPRMIPESLAAEIEFGSWEIPPVFKWLREAGNVEPLEMCRTFNSGVGMVIAVEPSKANAVAQTLTDGGEKVYRIGRLTRRDQGEACLIHNVDSWKAETTVPSKRKDIGA
- a CDS encoding GPI ethanolamine phosphate transferase 2 gives rise to the protein MVPSHNGSLLRTLLLIAANLLIPASIVVFALGFFPYKPFLPGLAEFESLDFGSPPNAPFDRLIFMVVDALRSLIRDGSAMPFTANARSPTVTMPRIKSMTTGSIPSFVDLILNFDEGDTSSTLASQDTWLAQIKAHGMGKLLMYGDDTCPNMIPKQEEMDSIVETLFEAMKTKPHLDSTLLVLCGDHGMNDAGNHGASSPGETSPALVFMSPKLKSISSKLPAPAQPKDEFDFYSMVEQSDLAPTIAALLGFPVSKNNLGAFIPDFLPFWDKTSDQIQILVRNARQILNIVTAAFGSELFDSKSSVDPCALEQTEINELACQWRKINKEAHVLAAGDNLDQKWLDEMSQWLRRAQDLMSSMASNYDMPKLYIGQAIAAIAAVASAMVVVSLGAHRDRQILPFALLTLAYGAMMYASSYVEEEQHFWYWASSIWLVIQGVLHVRRKNSTEEAAWVFVALAALRITRGWNQTGQKFAGDPDIVKSFVVTHPQLLWGIITLGYMMLSFRLLARLKSLPSLASTSITSVLLMSAYSFKLDFTSEDAPELVVGFAKSLNDLLVGQSLLWRARTAFILLSLLFGYGIYRSFTGGRNWQMQSAYLFHHLYTIFGMTQSRATNIPLFHLSDILFHALQATDLSVTGITITAILLQYTTFFAFGGSNAISSVDLSSAYNGISGFNFFAVGFLTLVSNWAGPIFWTSAANLLLLRKYHEGQRNAFWQYIALQTLFVSATVALVMAACTSLRTHLFIWTVFSPKYLYCMAWSLGQHLLINVGFGGLLFWLGSRN